A single genomic interval of Helianthus annuus cultivar XRQ/B chromosome 13, HanXRQr2.0-SUNRISE, whole genome shotgun sequence harbors:
- the LOC110902776 gene encoding calcium-binding protein CBP, with protein MSGYPHNPSGYGAPAQPYGAPQPLAVYGAPPQTKPQKDYHKPSSSPYGIPQRDEYYGSVPVTFPPGTETNAMSCFYTIDKDSDGIIDDKELQKALLSYNDQSFSIPTVRLLMYVFTKTNTRKIGPKDFPQVFRTLQSWRGTFVKFDIDDSRMIDANALRDALTSLGFVVSPVVLDLLMSKFDKTGGKNKTIEYDNFVVCCLIVKGLTEKFMENETSYYGQVTFSYEAFMLTILPVLIA; from the exons ATGTCCGGCTACCCTCATAACCCCTCCGGCTATGGCGCCCCAGCCCAACCCTACGGTGCACCGCAACCCTTAGCCGTGTACGGTGCACCGCCACAAACAAAACCCCAAAAAGACTACCACAAACCCTCCTCCTCACCCTACGGAATACCTCAACGAGACGAATACTATGGTAGTGTGCCGGTTACATTTCCGCCGGGGACAGAAACTAACGCAATGTCATGCTTTTATACCATCGATAAGGACAGTGATGGAATCATCGACGATAAGGAGTTGCAAAAGGCGTTGTTATCGTACAATGATCAGAGCTTTAGTATCCCTACTGTTCGTCTTCTTATGTATGTGTTCACCAAGACCAACACTAGGAAGATCG GACCTAAAGACTTCCCTCAAGTTTTCCGCACTTTGCAGAGCTGGAGG ggGACTTTTGTGAAATTTGATATAGACGATAGTAGAATGATCGATGCCAATGCACTGAGAGATGCACTTACTAGCTTGGGCTTTGTGGTTTCGCCTGTGGTTTTGGATCTACTGATGTCCAAGTTCGACAAGACTGGTGGAAAGAATAAGACGATCGAATACGATAATTTCGTCGT GTGCTGCTTGATCGTTAAG GGGCTAACGGAAAAGTTTATGGAGAATGAGACGTCGTACTATGGCCAAGTCACTTTTAGTTATGAAGCGTTCATGTTGACCATTTTGCCCGTCCTCATTGCTTAg